The nucleotide sequence CCGGCGATACGGTGCGCCACGTCGACGATCCTGAAGTATTCGCGATCACGCGCGGCGTCAGCGATGCTTTCCATCATGTGCTCGATGCCAGCGCGCTCCTCGGCGGTAACAGCAAGCGTGTGCTGCCCATCGATCAGCACTCGGCGGCGCTTGCCCTTGCGTGTGGTGTAGCGACCGAGCAGCTCCGTGCGGGACCTGCCCGCGACCTGCGCGAACAGACGCTTGACCGTTCCTCGCGCGCTCTCGCGCTCGATCCAGGAAGGCTTGCCGAGCGATAGCTCGGTCGAATATGCGACCAGCGAGCGTTGGACGAGCGCGTCCGTATCATCTGGCGATACCCCCCATTCGTCCGATCCGACATGGATGCTCGCGAGGAACCTGACGAGATCCAGGGTCAACGGGCCGAGCGCGCTCTCGTCGAAGTCCGTGACGTCGAAATACGTGAGGCGATTGTCCCCCTTGAAGGTCCCGAAGTTCTCAACGTGGAGATCGCCGCACAACCAGGCCGGAGGCGCGCCGGAGAGCGTCTCGACCTGCGGGAGTGCAGCATAGAACAACTGGCACGCTCCGCGCATGAACGAGAACGGAGTCTGCCTCATCGCGGCATATTTTCGGAGTCGAAGCGCCGGATCCGACCCCTGGTTGGCCGCAACGATCGACTTCAGCGGGTCGGATGAGAGGTTGGATGGCGCGTCGCTGTCGTTCATTCAGCTAATCGTATGCACACGCAGTCGAGGCGGAAAGGTTGGACAACGTAACAAACTCCACAGGATAACGCCGCAGCCGCGGCCCAACCCGACACCATGGCGCAAGAGCAACCTGAACACAGGCACGGGCACAGGGCGGGCCACGTGACGACCCTGCCCAATATCGAGATACGCAATACCGGACCGAAGGCGTTCCTCAGAAAGCTGGGTCCTGGTCTGGTTACCGGCGCTGCGGACGACGATCCATCCGGCATCGCCACGTATTCGCAGGCCGGAGCAGCATTTGGATATGGCCTGCTGTGGACGGCACTGATCGGCCTGCCAATGATGATCGCAGTGCAGCTGATGTGCGCCAGGGTCGGCGTCGTCGCCAAGTCCGGGCTCGCTACGGCGCTTCGGGACCACTACTCACGAAGCCTGCTCTGGTTCGCGTGCATGCTGCTCGTGGTGGCGAACACGCTGAACATAGCCGCGGATCTGGGCGGCATGGCAGCGGCAGCGCAATTGCTCACTGGCATTCCACGCGTGATTCTCGTGCCAGTGTTTGCGGCGCTGATACTCGCGCTGCTGATATTCGCGTCATACGAATCCATGGCGCGCGTGCTCAAGTGGTTCGCACTCGCATTGTTCGCGTACGTAATCGCCGCCGTGCTCGCCCATCCGAGCATACTCGGCGTGTTGAAGGGAACGTTCCTGCCATCGA is from Gemmatimonadota bacterium and encodes:
- a CDS encoding DUF2252 family protein; amino-acid sequence: MNDSDAPSNLSSDPLKSIVAANQGSDPALRLRKYAAMRQTPFSFMRGACQLFYAALPQVETLSGAPPAWLCGDLHVENFGTFKGDNRLTYFDVTDFDESALGPLTLDLVRFLASIHVGSDEWGVSPDDTDALVQRSLVAYSTELSLGKPSWIERESARGTVKRLFAQVAGRSRTELLGRYTTRKGKRRRVLIDGQHTLAVTAEERAGIEHMMESIADAARDREYFRIVDVAHRIAGIGSIAFPRYIVLVEGRGSPDRNVLLDVKLAHASAIATLRAHGQPAWRDEADRIVSVQRHSSVVAPAFLFSAEWNGGSYCSREMQPEEDRVRLHEWARQPKKIGEAIVQMASVAAWLHLRGGGWLGSAPIEQLSAFGRETSWRDALVQLARDAAERTERQYAEFCKAYDDGYFSEQTATG